From a region of the Salmo trutta chromosome 10, fSalTru1.1, whole genome shotgun sequence genome:
- the lcmt1 gene encoding leucine carboxyl methyltransferase 1, whose translation MAARQPFTDLDTADEAVRSTCDDATTCKRYATSKGYWTDPYVQYFVRSVGERKAPEINRGYYARVQGMNHLLDAFLRKTKCDCQIVNLGAGLDTTFWRLKDENLMPRKYFEVDFPMIAARKIHNIKTKPPLSKPLIETHSTDSLLLDGHSLDSDRYCIIGADLRDIPGLDDKLKKFHLNPELPTLFLSECVLVYMTPDQSSKLVNWASVTFHTAMFVNYEQVNMLDRFGQVMIENLQRRQCNLAGVEVCQSLESQKERFLKTGWENADALDMMTVYSVIPQDDVARIERLEFLDEKELLQQLLQHYSICWATKDKLKLGLSQVAF comes from the exons ATGGCTGCCCGACAACCCTTCACAGATTTAGACACGGCCGACGAAGCAGTGAGGTCGACTTGTGATGATGCAACGACATgcaaaag ATATGCAACCAGTAAAGGCTACTGGACAGACCCCTATGTCCAGTATTTTGTGAGGTCGGTAGGGGAACGAAAAGCTCCAGAAATTAACAGAG GTTACTATGCCCGCGTGCAGGGAATGAACCATCTCCTGGATGCCTTCCTCAGGAAAACAAAGTGTGACTGTCAGATAGTGAACCTGGGGGCAGGGCTGGACACCACTTTCTGGAGGCTAAAG GATGAAAACCTCATGCCTAGAAAATACTTTGAAGTTGACTTTCCAATGATTGCTGCcaggaaaatacacaacataaa GACAAAACCACCACTGTCAAAACCTCTCATTGAGACCCACTCCACAGACTCACTATTACTAG ATGGCCACAGCCTAGACTCAGACAGGTACTGCATCATCGGTGCTGACCTCAGGGACATCCCAGGCCTAGATGACAAACTGAAGAAGTTCCACCTCAACCCAGA GTTGCCTACGTTGTTCCTGTCAGAGTGTGTGCTGGTCTACATGACTCCAGATCAGTCATCCAAGCTGGTGAACTGGGCCTCAGTCACCTTCCACACAGCCATGTTCGTCAACTATGAGCAG gtGAACATGCTGGATCGTTTTGGCCAGGTGATGATTGAGAATCTGCAGCGTCGTCAGTGTAATCTGGCAGGAGTGGAGGTGTGTCAGTCACTGGAATCGCAG AAAGAGCGCTTCCTAAAGACGGGCTGGGAGAATGCAGATGCTCTGGACATGATGACTGTGTACAGTGTTATACCTCAGGATGACGTGGCAAG AATAGAGCGTCTGGAATTTCTGGATGAGAAGGAACTTCTGCAGCAGCTCCTCCAACATTACAGTATCTGCTGGGCCACCAAGGACAAGCTCAAGCTAG GACTCTCACAAGTTGCTTTCTGA